The Shewanella zhangzhouensis genome has a window encoding:
- the speF gene encoding ornithine decarboxylase SpeF, translated as MNSLKIAASLSVRACFDTKREVVNVLTTDFCDVGAAVVSVTDVNNGIVDKIKNTGLNLPIFVSVCCEEAFPDDFCDTITGVFELCNAKTDFYGKQVETAVRRYQESLLPPFFGTLKKYVEMGNSTFACPGHQGGQFFRKHPVGRQFFDFFGETVFRSDMCNADVKLGDLLIHEGAPHDAQAYAAKVYNADKTYFVLNGTSASNKVVCNALLAPGDLVLFDRNNHKSNHHGALIQAGATPVYLETARNPFGFIGGIDSHCFDEAYLRDEIGKVAPERVQEARPFRLAIIQLGTYDGTIYNARQVVDRIGHLCDYILFDSAWVGYEQFIPMMKDCSPLLLELGPDDPGIIVTQSVHKQQAGFSQTSQIHKKDSHIKGQERYCNHKRFNNAFMMHASTSPFYPLFAALDVNAKMHEGASGRYLWREAVKAGIEARKLLLKKCKYIKPFIPTTVEGAPWQTFDTEQMADDLRFFEFEPGLKWHAFEGYEKGQYFVDPCKFLLTTPGINAETGEYEDFGIPATILANFLRENNIIPEKCDLNSILFLMTPAEDMAKMQHLVTQIARFEKLIDEDAPLSEVLPNVYRANRERYEGYSIRRLCQEMHDLYVSRNVKQLQKEMFRAAYFPKAVMNPQDANIAFVRGKAELVPLSEIEGQIAAEGALPYPPGVLCMVPGEVWGGAVQRYFLALEEGINLLPGFAPELQGVYLERTDNGRVQAMGYVLKH; from the coding sequence TTGTCTCTGTGTGCTGTGAAGAAGCGTTCCCCGATGATTTCTGCGATACCATCACCGGGGTATTTGAACTGTGCAACGCCAAAACTGACTTTTATGGTAAACAGGTCGAAACCGCGGTGCGCCGTTATCAGGAATCCCTGCTGCCGCCCTTCTTCGGCACCCTGAAAAAGTACGTTGAAATGGGTAACTCCACCTTTGCCTGTCCGGGGCACCAGGGTGGTCAGTTCTTCCGTAAACACCCTGTTGGCCGTCAGTTCTTTGATTTCTTCGGTGAAACCGTGTTCCGCTCGGACATGTGCAATGCCGATGTAAAGCTCGGTGATCTCCTTATCCACGAAGGCGCCCCCCACGACGCCCAGGCCTATGCCGCCAAGGTGTATAACGCCGACAAAACCTACTTTGTATTGAACGGCACGTCCGCCTCAAACAAGGTGGTGTGTAACGCCCTGCTTGCCCCCGGCGATCTGGTGCTGTTTGACCGCAACAACCACAAATCCAACCACCACGGCGCCCTGATTCAGGCCGGTGCCACTCCTGTGTATCTGGAAACGGCCCGTAACCCCTTCGGCTTTATCGGCGGTATCGACTCTCACTGCTTTGATGAAGCCTACCTGCGGGACGAAATCGGTAAGGTCGCCCCTGAGCGGGTACAGGAGGCGCGCCCCTTCCGCCTCGCCATCATCCAGCTTGGCACCTATGACGGCACCATCTACAACGCCCGTCAGGTGGTGGACCGCATTGGCCACCTGTGTGACTACATCCTGTTTGACTCCGCCTGGGTGGGCTACGAGCAATTCATTCCCATGATGAAAGACTGCTCGCCACTGCTGTTGGAGCTCGGCCCCGACGATCCCGGCATTATCGTTACCCAGTCGGTACACAAGCAGCAGGCCGGGTTCTCACAAACTTCGCAAATCCACAAAAAAGACAGCCACATCAAGGGACAGGAACGCTACTGCAACCATAAACGCTTTAACAACGCCTTTATGATGCACGCCTCCACCAGCCCCTTCTATCCGCTGTTTGCGGCGCTGGATGTGAACGCCAAGATGCACGAAGGCGCCAGCGGCCGTTACCTGTGGCGTGAGGCGGTGAAGGCCGGTATCGAAGCCCGCAAGCTACTGCTGAAAAAGTGCAAGTACATCAAGCCCTTTATCCCCACCACAGTGGAAGGCGCGCCCTGGCAGACCTTTGATACCGAGCAGATGGCAGACGATCTGCGCTTCTTCGAGTTCGAACCTGGCCTTAAATGGCACGCGTTCGAGGGCTACGAGAAGGGCCAGTATTTTGTCGACCCCTGTAAGTTCCTGCTCACCACCCCCGGCATCAATGCCGAGACCGGCGAGTACGAAGACTTCGGCATCCCGGCCACCATCCTTGCCAACTTCCTGCGTGAAAACAACATCATCCCAGAGAAGTGCGACCTTAACTCCATCCTGTTCCTCATGACCCCCGCCGAGGACATGGCCAAGATGCAGCATCTGGTGACCCAGATTGCCCGCTTCGAAAAGCTGATTGACGAGGATGCGCCCTTAAGCGAAGTGCTGCCCAACGTCTATCGCGCCAACCGCGAGCGTTATGAGGGCTACAGCATCCGTCGCCTGTGTCAGGAAATGCACGACCTCTATGTCAGCCGCAACGTGAAGCAGCTGCAAAAAGAGATGTTCCGTGCGGCTTACTTCCCCAAGGCGGTAATGAATCCACAGGACGCCAATATCGCCTTTGTACGTGGCAAGGCCGAGCTGGTGCCGCTCAGTGAAATCGAAGGTCAAATCGCGGCCGAAGGCGCCCTGCCTTACCCACCCGGCGTGCTCTGTATGGTGCCGGGGGAAGTCTGGGGCGGCGCGGTGCAGCGCTACTTCCTGGCGCTGGAAGAAGGCATCAACCTGCTGCCGGGCTTTGCTCCGGAGCTTCAGGGCGTGTACCTGGAGCGCACCGATAACGGCCGGGTACAGGCCATGGGTTACGTGCTCAAGCATTGA
- the potE gene encoding putrescine-ornithine antiporter: MSKSNNKIGVVQLTILTIVNMMGSGIIMLPTQLAQVGTISVLSWLVTAAGSTALAYAFAKCGMFSKKSGGMGGYAEYAFGRSGNFMANYTYAVSLLIANVAIAISAVGYGAVLFGVELTPIATCLATIGVLWLATVANFGGARITGQVSSITVWGIILPVIGVSIIGWFWFDFDLYKSAWNPHDLPFFEALGGSIAMTLWAFLGLESACANSEAVENPEKNVPIAVMGGTLGAALIYIISTNVIAGIVPNGELALSNAPFGLAFAQMFNPTIGAIVMACAIISCTGSLLGWQFTIAQVFKASADEGFFPKIFSKVTKTDAPVLGMLAIVSIQSVLSLMTISPSLNKQFEALVNLAVVTNIIPYILSMAALGVMQKQMKIPVSKARVANCMAVMGALYSFYALYSSGETAVMLGSIATFFGWTLYGVISKKNELRLQQA, from the coding sequence ATGAGTAAATCAAACAACAAGATAGGTGTGGTTCAACTCACCATTCTCACCATAGTTAACATGATGGGCTCAGGCATCATCATGCTGCCGACCCAGCTGGCCCAGGTAGGTACCATTTCGGTATTGTCCTGGCTGGTCACGGCCGCGGGCTCCACGGCGCTGGCCTATGCCTTCGCCAAGTGCGGTATGTTCAGTAAAAAATCCGGCGGCATGGGCGGCTACGCCGAATACGCCTTCGGACGCAGCGGCAACTTTATGGCCAACTACACCTATGCGGTATCGCTGCTTATTGCCAACGTGGCCATTGCCATCTCGGCAGTGGGCTACGGCGCCGTACTCTTTGGCGTGGAACTGACCCCCATCGCCACCTGTCTGGCCACCATTGGTGTGCTCTGGCTCGCCACAGTCGCCAACTTCGGTGGCGCCCGTATCACGGGTCAGGTGTCCAGCATCACTGTGTGGGGCATCATTCTGCCGGTGATTGGCGTGTCCATCATAGGTTGGTTCTGGTTTGACTTTGACCTCTACAAGTCGGCCTGGAACCCCCATGACCTGCCATTCTTTGAAGCACTGGGCGGCTCCATCGCCATGACCCTGTGGGCCTTCCTGGGCCTGGAATCAGCCTGTGCCAACTCAGAAGCGGTTGAAAATCCAGAGAAGAACGTGCCCATCGCCGTCATGGGCGGCACCCTGGGCGCGGCGCTGATTTACATCATCTCCACCAACGTGATTGCCGGTATTGTGCCAAACGGTGAGCTGGCCCTGTCCAACGCGCCTTTCGGTCTGGCCTTTGCCCAAATGTTTAACCCCACTATCGGCGCCATCGTAATGGCCTGTGCCATCATCAGCTGCACCGGCTCGCTGCTGGGCTGGCAGTTCACCATAGCTCAGGTGTTCAAGGCCTCTGCCGACGAAGGCTTCTTCCCCAAAATCTTCTCCAAAGTCACCAAAACCGACGCGCCCGTGCTTGGCATGCTGGCCATCGTCTCTATCCAGTCGGTGCTCAGCCTGATGACCATCAGCCCCTCACTGAACAAGCAGTTTGAAGCCCTGGTGAACCTGGCGGTGGTGACCAACATCATCCCTTACATCCTGTCGATGGCGGCCCTCGGCGTAATGCAAAAGCAGATGAAGATCCCGGTCAGCAAGGCCCGTGTGGCCAACTGCATGGCGGTGATGGGCGCGCTTTACAGCTTCTATGCCCTGTACAGCTCAGGTGAAACCGCCGTGATGCTGGGCTCCATTGCCACCTTCTTTGGCTGGACCCTGTACGGCGTTATCTCCAAGAAAAACGAACTGCGCCTGCAACAGGCCTGA
- a CDS encoding porin, whose protein sequence is MKKSQLALLLPLLVGATAANAMELYNDNKNSLGLTGWLGFNALYDGDETAVNDNLSQLRFTFEREERNGWRAYAVTEWGVNIVSGNEDLVMQGGKLNAEKSGDFLNNRLGYVGLSHDQYGSLTFGKQWGAYYDVAGTTDLPNVFAGYSVGAYGFGDGGLTGTGRADSAFLYRNSFGPVSIALQYAAKNNGDISVTDSDGNQIDDAELSFDNSYGASVTWAVTDKFSLLAGMNRGDITGHIGNSQIDEANQIIGIGAMYGSYYHYADERKADGLYLGFNAHKSENNEQVNGDLYDATGAELMLAWQADNGFVPMAVLTYLDLDTDDNTPITGNWTRRFAMVGLHYRYSLDTVMFFEAKLDFSDMDDKSLEALEDNQFAVGINYFF, encoded by the coding sequence ATGAAAAAATCACAACTGGCACTGCTGCTGCCACTGCTCGTTGGCGCCACTGCCGCCAACGCCATGGAGCTGTACAACGACAACAAGAACAGCCTCGGCCTCACCGGCTGGCTCGGATTTAACGCCCTCTACGATGGCGACGAGACTGCGGTGAATGACAACCTGTCGCAGCTGCGTTTTACCTTCGAGCGGGAAGAACGCAATGGCTGGCGCGCCTATGCGGTGACCGAATGGGGCGTGAACATCGTCTCGGGCAACGAAGATCTGGTGATGCAGGGCGGCAAGCTGAATGCCGAAAAGAGTGGCGACTTCCTCAATAACCGCCTGGGTTATGTGGGCCTGTCCCACGACCAATATGGCAGCCTGACGTTCGGCAAGCAGTGGGGCGCTTACTATGATGTGGCCGGCACCACCGACCTGCCCAACGTGTTTGCCGGTTACAGCGTAGGTGCCTACGGCTTCGGTGATGGCGGCCTGACCGGCACTGGCCGCGCCGATAGCGCCTTTTTGTACCGTAACAGCTTTGGCCCCGTCTCCATCGCGTTGCAATACGCCGCCAAAAACAACGGCGATATCAGCGTGACCGACAGCGACGGCAACCAGATTGACGATGCTGAGCTCAGTTTTGACAACAGCTACGGCGCCTCCGTGACCTGGGCCGTAACCGATAAGTTCAGCTTGCTGGCGGGCATGAACCGGGGTGACATCACAGGCCACATCGGTAACAGCCAAATCGATGAAGCCAATCAAATCATCGGCATAGGTGCCATGTACGGCAGTTACTACCACTATGCCGACGAGCGCAAGGCCGACGGCTTGTACCTGGGTTTCAATGCCCACAAGAGTGAAAACAATGAACAGGTGAATGGCGATTTGTACGACGCCACCGGCGCCGAGCTGATGCTGGCCTGGCAGGCGGATAACGGCTTTGTACCTATGGCAGTGCTGACCTATCTCGATTTGGATACCGACGACAACACACCCATCACCGGCAACTGGACCCGCCGCTTCGCCATGGTAGGGCTGCACTACAGGTACAGCCTGGATACTGTGATGTTTTTCGAAGCCAAGCTCGACTTCTCCGACATGGACGACAAGTCGCTGGAGGCGCTGGAAGACAACCAGTTCGCAGTGGGTATTAACTACTTTTTCTGA
- a CDS encoding homospermidine synthase, translated as MTEPIKYVKAPGRILIVGFGSIGQGLLPLILRHIDISPKNICIITADDRGREEADKLGIRFIEMPLTRKNYQSELAPLVGKDDFLVNLSVDVSSIALIEFCQARGARYLDTCIEPWAGGYTDPSKSFAARSNYALRERVLALKDKYRGGPTAVVAQGANPGMVSHLVKQALMNLQQDIFGTHIEPTSRDEWAKLAHDLNIEVIHIAERDTQVANQAKAMDEFVNTWSCDGFVSEGAQPAELGWGTHEKHFPRDGGRHEEGCGAAIYLKRPGATVKVRTWTPNYGHFHGFLITHNEAISIADFFTLKQDGRLVYRPTCHYAYHPCDDAVMSLHEFNGKNFQLQSRQRLMRDEIVSGIDELGVLLAGHKKNAYWYGSQLSIEEARALVSFNGATSLQVTSAALAGIVWALENPNAGVVESDEMDYRRNLEIMGPYLGPVVGEYTDWTPLYQRGELFPEDVDDDYAWQFKNVRV; from the coding sequence ATGACAGAGCCGATCAAGTACGTCAAAGCCCCGGGCCGCATCCTGATAGTCGGCTTTGGCAGCATAGGTCAGGGCCTGCTGCCGCTTATCCTGCGCCACATCGATATCTCACCCAAAAACATCTGCATCATTACCGCCGACGACAGAGGCCGCGAAGAGGCCGACAAGCTCGGTATTCGCTTTATCGAGATGCCCCTCACCCGCAAGAATTATCAGAGTGAACTCGCACCGCTGGTGGGCAAGGATGACTTTTTGGTGAATCTGTCGGTGGATGTGTCCTCTATCGCCCTGATTGAGTTTTGTCAGGCCCGTGGCGCCCGCTATCTGGACACCTGTATCGAGCCATGGGCAGGCGGTTACACCGACCCCAGCAAGTCTTTTGCCGCCCGCTCCAACTACGCCCTGCGGGAGCGGGTGCTGGCACTGAAAGACAAGTACCGCGGCGGCCCCACTGCCGTGGTGGCCCAGGGGGCCAATCCGGGCATGGTATCCCATCTGGTGAAACAGGCGCTGATGAACCTGCAGCAGGATATTTTCGGCACCCATATCGAGCCCACAAGCCGCGATGAATGGGCCAAACTCGCCCATGACCTCAACATCGAGGTTATTCACATCGCCGAGCGCGATACCCAGGTGGCCAATCAGGCCAAGGCCATGGATGAGTTCGTAAATACCTGGTCCTGCGATGGCTTTGTCAGCGAAGGTGCTCAGCCCGCCGAACTGGGTTGGGGCACCCACGAGAAACACTTCCCCCGTGATGGTGGCCGCCACGAGGAAGGCTGCGGCGCGGCCATTTACTTAAAGCGCCCCGGCGCGACCGTGAAGGTGCGCACCTGGACCCCCAACTACGGCCATTTCCACGGCTTTTTGATCACCCACAACGAAGCCATCTCCATCGCCGATTTCTTTACCCTCAAGCAGGATGGCAGGCTGGTATATCGTCCCACCTGCCATTACGCCTATCACCCCTGCGACGATGCGGTGATGTCGCTGCACGAGTTCAACGGCAAAAACTTCCAGCTGCAGTCGCGTCAGCGGCTGATGCGGGACGAGATTGTCAGCGGCATCGACGAGCTGGGTGTGCTGTTGGCGGGCCATAAGAAGAATGCCTACTGGTATGGCTCGCAGCTGTCTATCGAGGAGGCGCGGGCCCTGGTGTCCTTCAATGGGGCCACCAGTTTGCAGGTCACTTCGGCGGCGCTGGCGGGTATCGTCTGGGCGCTGGAAAACCCCAATGCCGGGGTGGTGGAGTCGGACGAGATGGATTATCGCCGCAACCTCGAGATCATGGGGCCCTATCTTGGCCCTGTGGTGGGGGAATACACCGACTGGACACCGCTTTATCAGCGTGGCGAACTCTTCCCGGAAGATGTGGATGACGACTACGCCTGGCAATTCAAAAATGTGCGGGTGTAG
- a CDS encoding methyltransferase family protein, producing the protein MGKMMVAALTRYPLFLMLGLAATAGISLLDGEPWLSANRLLLLVGVTLGTAGTLLLLAAAGLFRRVGTTVDPTKSPDALVTHGIYSLTRNPMYLGMLLLLAAEVCLLGRPLTLLSPLCFFVLMNTQRIPAEEAMVAARFGDAFTEYKARVRRWL; encoded by the coding sequence ATGGGCAAGATGATGGTTGCAGCACTGACCAGATACCCGCTGTTTTTGATGTTGGGTCTGGCTGCGACCGCTGGTATCAGCCTGTTGGATGGCGAGCCCTGGCTTAGTGCAAATCGATTGTTGCTGCTTGTTGGCGTGACGCTGGGGACGGCGGGTACCCTGCTTTTGTTAGCCGCCGCAGGCCTCTTCCGGCGGGTTGGCACCACGGTAGATCCAACCAAGTCACCGGATGCGCTGGTTACCCATGGTATCTATAGTCTCACTCGTAACCCCATGTATCTGGGTATGTTATTGCTGTTGGCGGCCGAGGTATGTTTACTTGGGCGGCCACTGACGCTGCTGTCACCGCTGTGCTTTTTTGTGCTGATGAACACCCAGCGTATTCCCGCCGAAGAAGCCATGGTGGCGGCACGCTTCGGTGATGCCTTTACCGAATATAAGGCCAGGGTCAGGCGCTGGTTGTAG
- a CDS encoding GNAT family N-acetyltransferase: MPNPPDTLSQCLSQHHSKAAEFDAKNWTVRLIREEDANSVADYFGRNRDHFSPWEPLREADYHSAAQWQTRINASLVETSNCSYLVLADSAQIWGMATLSNQVRGPFQACYLGYGIDQSLQGKGYATQLCEAALAYAFDALKLHRVMANYMPSNHRSAALLKRLGFEKEGLARAYLQINGQWEDHVLTAKIGSGSAR, encoded by the coding sequence ATGCCAAATCCGCCAGACACCCTCAGTCAGTGCCTCAGCCAGCACCACAGTAAAGCCGCTGAATTCGATGCAAAAAATTGGACTGTACGGCTGATACGCGAAGAGGATGCCAACTCGGTTGCAGACTACTTTGGCCGCAATCGGGACCACTTTTCGCCCTGGGAGCCGCTGCGGGAGGCAGACTACCACAGCGCCGCCCAGTGGCAGACGCGCATCAACGCATCGCTGGTTGAGACCAGCAATTGCAGCTATCTGGTACTGGCCGATTCAGCACAAATTTGGGGCATGGCAACCCTCAGTAATCAGGTGCGCGGCCCATTTCAGGCCTGTTATCTGGGCTACGGCATCGACCAGTCGCTGCAAGGTAAGGGGTATGCCACCCAATTGTGTGAGGCCGCCCTCGCCTATGCCTTCGATGCGCTGAAACTACACAGGGTAATGGCCAATTACATGCCATCCAACCACAGATCCGCCGCGCTGCTAAAGCGGCTTGGGTTCGAAAAGGAAGGCCTGGCCCGCGCCTATCTTCAAATCAACGGCCAATGGGAAGACCATGTGCTTACCGCAAAGATTGGCTCCGGGTCAGCCCGTTAA